GCATCCCAGCAATTGCGGTCCTCGCCCGCTTCTGTCTTGACGACGCCCCACTCGTTGATAGCAATCATGATCAACAGGAATGTTGGACAGTCGTTCGGCTCCTGGTGCGGATGATCGGGTGGAAGGCGAAGAACCGCGCGTGATCCCGTTCGACATTGCAAGCGGCATGTGGTACACTGGCGTCGATCCGATGAGCATGAAACCGGTCACGATTGCCAAGAATCTCCGGGATCGAATGCTCCAACGGGCCTTGATACCATTCTTCAGGCCCGGAACCGGATTTGCGACCGCGAAGCACGCATCTTTGCCGGCAAACACGACCGCATCGGGGATGGTTGGCGATTCGCGCATGCTTGCGAATCCGCCCAAGGACGCTCTGGAGAACCGACGACGAGACAGCAACCAAGCGATCGAACAGCCCAATGACCATAACGACGACGATTCCATCGCGAACCCGGCCAACCGGGGAATCGTCAGCGATCGTGGAGCCACCCCGCTCCAGAACGGATCCCGTCGGGACGTAGTCGCCGATCCGTCCGCAACGAACCAACGCTCGTGACGACCGGCCAATGGCCCAGTCCAACGAATCATCGTCAGCGAATGCCACGGAGCCAATGACGGCCCGCACCCTTTGAAACAGGCAAAAGGAAGAACGGTATGGGACGGATTTTCGAAAAACGCAAGCACTCCATCTTCAAAACCGCCGCCCAAAACTCCAAGCTGTATTCCCGATACAGTCGGCAGTTGTACATGGCGGCCAAGAACGGTGTCCCCGATCCGCACGCCAATCCGACACTCCGCAACGTCATCGATCGGGCCAAGAAAGAGAACGTCCCCAGCCACGTCATTGAAAAGGCGATCCAACGCGCGGCCGGCACCGGGGGCGAAAACTATCAGCCCGCCCGCTATGAAGGCTTCGGCCCGGGTGGTGCGCTGGTCATCGTCGATTGCCTGACCGACAACGTCACCCGCACCATTTCGGATGTGCGGACCTGCTTCAATAAGACCGGCTCCAAGTTATCCGCCAGCGGCTCCGTGGTGATGATGTTCGACCACCTCGCGGTCATTTCGTTTGCCGGAACCGACGAAGACAAAGTCATGGAAGCCATGTTCGCCGCCGATGTCGCGGTTGAGGAAGTGGAATGCAAAGACGGCACCATCACCGTCTTCGCCCCTCCCGGCGATTTCTACAAAGCCAAGACCGCCCTTCACGAAGCCTTCCCGGGACTGGAATTCGAAGTCCAAGAAGTCACCTTCCTGCCCCGCGAAGGCAAAGAGCTCAGCGGCGATGACTTGGTCATGTTCGATAAATTCCTGGCGATGCTCAACGACTGCGACGACGTGCAAGAAATCTACCACAACGTCACCCGCGCCTAATGCACCCCCGCCCATTTCACTCACGTGAAATGGGCACCCCTCCACTCGCATCATTTCACGTGTGTGAAATGGGCAGCCCTCCATTCGCATCATTTCACCGAATCGGCTCGGACTAGATTAAAAGACAATGAGCCGCGACTTCAGCGGAAAATTGTTCTCCGTCGCGGCGATCCAACCGCAGGGGGAATATCCCAACGCGAACCATTCGACCGCCCGCAAGCAACAGGCAATTCGGACCGGAGCGATATACTTGTAGGCCAACTCCATCGACGCTCGCTGAAGCAGCGAACGAATCCAATCCACAAGCTCAACACCAAACGAATCGGGCAAAGCGGGCCGAACTACCGACTCGATGATGGGTGCCAGACTTTCATCGATCGCTTGAACGTGCTCGTTCCAAAGCTGATATCGCTTGTGGTCATTGACGTGCAGGAACTCACGCAGCAGATTGCTTGCCTCATTCAGACACCACCAGGAGATGTTGGCGGTGGCCCAATGTCTGGCCTGCACCCAATTCCAGACTCGCCACGGCTGATCCTCTTCCGCAAGGTGCCGAATCGGCTCTCCGACCCGCGAGAACCAATCCCACGTTTGGATCTGGTCATGAAACCGATCCCATCGGTTGCGCAGCCCTTTCCCCTCATGTTCCGATTCCATCGCGATCACCTCCCCAGAACCACAACCGCACCCGCCTCTCCCCTGCGGGCGACGACATTGTCGACAAGGCTACCACCGCCAGCACCAAAACGAGCAATCGGAGTGTCGGAACAACTCCTCGCAGGCTTCGTTCGCTCGATTGCTACCCCGCCCATCTCGCATCGATTCGTTGTCAACCGGCTCCCCCGGATCGAGATTCGGTGACGAGCATCGCCAGGTCGGCTCGAAGGCCGGCGCTGAGTTTCTGTCGAATCACCGCAACGGCCTCGGCACGGTCGACTTGTTGAATGCTGGGCAGACAATCGCACTCCCCGATCCAAACTGCTAACCTCGATAGCTCAGCGTCTTCGAGCAACCAAGAAAGGAATGCCAGCAGTTTGGGCGCGTGGATCTCCTCCCGACAAAAGCTCGCCGGATCTCCCGATATCCAATCGGCGATCGGTGATCGATTGACTTGGTAGCAAACACAAGTGTCGCCCGTGACTCCGATGGCTTGGTGCAGCGGGGCGAAGGCCATCATCCCGTCTGTGATGCTCCAACGCGGGAACGTATACGTGGCGAGATAGCATTCCACACTTGCGGCATTGCGGACAGCGGCCCACGCTTTCTGGGCGAGACGTTCACGTGCAGCGATGGAGTCAATCGTTCCGAAAACGTAGTCGGCGACGACTAAAACTCGGACGTCGTAAGCGATTGAGCCATGCATGTTCATTTCGCCTCGATCGGATGCGGACGACTCAAACAATTGCAACGAACGTTCAATGCGAGAACGAATCGACGTTTCGCCTGCCGGATTCGGCAGGTCACGATGTTCCGCCAGCAATGGAAGATATCCTGCTCGCGGCCTGCCAGATCGGAGGCTGAGTTGGGCAAACGAAGAGCTTGAACGGTTGACCAATTTTCGCGCAGCTCCAAGCCAGCATCCATCGCTCCGTGAGGAGTTCCATCACAGCCACCGGAACCGAGCTCGCCACCTGTTCGGGATGTCTCTCCTCCGGCTGAAACGGCATCATCCACGCAAGAAATCTCAGCGAGCGAACGAACAACGGCGAAGATCGGAAGGGAACGGTCTGATCGATTCCCTTGGAATTGTGTCGAACAATCCGCCGGGAAATCGAAGGCACAGCATCAGTCAATCCATTCCGAATCGGCAACTCCCGAGATGTCGGGGAACGATTCTCGTTCCCATGACCAGGTTGGATCGCCCAAACAATGCTCAACCACCTCCGTAAGCCGCAGCAGGCAGCCATGACCATTCTCGAATCCACTCAACGAAGATGAGTGTCCCAAATATCCGCCCGTCAAAATAATAAACTCTTTTGCCAACTCAATCTTCCTGTAATGCACATGGATACATGACCGGCATCCTTGAAGGAGCCATTTGAAATCTTGAGAAGGTTTTTCCCATTGTTGCATTTCCCTCGTTGTGTCGGTTGAATCAGCATCGTATTGAACCAGTAAATCATCTTCGCCTCTCCGCTGCGCACTCCATGCAAACGGGAAATCAGGAGGAAGATCATCAACGTTC
This DNA window, taken from Tuwongella immobilis, encodes the following:
- a CDS encoding YebC/PmpR family DNA-binding transcriptional regulator → MGRIFEKRKHSIFKTAAQNSKLYSRYSRQLYMAAKNGVPDPHANPTLRNVIDRAKKENVPSHVIEKAIQRAAGTGGENYQPARYEGFGPGGALVIVDCLTDNVTRTISDVRTCFNKTGSKLSASGSVVMMFDHLAVISFAGTDEDKVMEAMFAADVAVEEVECKDGTITVFAPPGDFYKAKTALHEAFPGLEFEVQEVTFLPREGKELSGDDLVMFDKFLAMLNDCDDVQEIYHNVTRA